The Phyllostomus discolor isolate MPI-MPIP mPhyDis1 chromosome 4, mPhyDis1.pri.v3, whole genome shotgun sequence genome window below encodes:
- the LOC114494922 gene encoding LOW QUALITY PROTEIN: HLA class II histocompatibility antigen, DO beta chain-like (The sequence of the model RefSeq protein was modified relative to this genomic sequence to represent the inferred CDS: inserted 3 bases in 2 codons), whose product MGSGWVPWVVALPVHLIRLDSSITQGRGCPGIKVNIRPGAELWNSGLDILERRRASVVVGVLCRHNXQPGAPFPVGREAQPEVTVYLEIPPMLRHHRVLLCSVTGFYPGYIRIRWSWNGQEERGGXRSTGLIRNEDWNSHTMVMLEMTPELGGVYTCLVDHVSLLSPVSVEWRAQSEYSWRKMLSRVAAFLLGLIFLLVGWRSI is encoded by the exons ATGGGTTctgggtgggttccctgggtggtAGCTCTGCCAGTGCATCTAATCAGGCTGGATTCCTCTATCACTCAAGGCAGAGGCTGTCCAG GTATTAAAGTTAACATACGGCctggtgctgaactgtggaacaGTGGGCTGGATATATTGGAGAGAAGGAGAGCTTCTGTAGTAGTGGGTGTGCTCTGCAGGCACA TGCAACCTGGGGCACCCTTCCCTGTGGGGAGAGAAG CACAACCAGAGGTGACAGTGTATCTGGAAATACCCCCAATGCTGCGCCACCACAGAGTGCTGCTGTGCTCCGTGACAGGCTTCTATCCAGGGTACATCAGAATCAGGTGGTCCTGGAATGGGCAGGAAGAAAGAGGTGG CAGGTCCACTGGCCTTATCAGGAATGAAGACTGGAACTCTCACACAATGGTGATGCTGGAAATGACTCCAGAACTGGGAGGTGTCTACACCTGCCTTGTTGATCACGTCAGCCTGCTGAGCCCTGTTTCTGTGGAGTGGA GAGCCCAATCTGAATATTCTTGGAGAAAGATGCTAAGCAGAGTGGCAGCCTTCCTGCTTGGGCTGATCTTCCTTCTAGTGGGTTGGAGATCCATCTGA